A genomic region of Mesobacillus jeotgali contains the following coding sequences:
- the nadA gene encoding quinolinate synthase NadA translates to MNILEALEAKSRMLPDKYKNMSVQELEDMIRSIKEKMGKKLFIPGHHYQKDEVIQFADATGDSLKLAQLSAENREAEHIVFCGVHFMAETADILTTENQKVYLPDMRAGCSMADMADIHQTERAWEYLQVLFGDTILPLTYVNSTAAIKSFVGANGGATVTSSNAEKMVRWAFSKKERLLFLPDQHLGRNTAFNIGVNLDEMAVYNPNENILEYDGPLEKVKVILWKGHCSVHENFTVGNIAQVRDAYPDMKIIVHPECTREVVALSDLAGSTNYIIEAIEASPAGSSWAVGTEMNLVNRLISQHPDKQIISLNPHMCPCLTMNRIDLQHLAWSLDSVFQDQEINLIKVDEETALNAKLALNRMLEQS, encoded by the coding sequence ATGAATATTTTGGAGGCGCTCGAAGCGAAATCTAGGATGCTTCCTGATAAGTACAAAAATATGTCTGTCCAGGAACTTGAGGACATGATCAGGAGTATAAAGGAGAAAATGGGCAAGAAACTTTTTATCCCTGGTCATCATTATCAAAAGGATGAAGTGATTCAATTCGCAGATGCGACAGGTGATTCATTGAAATTAGCCCAGCTGTCGGCAGAGAACAGGGAAGCGGAGCATATTGTGTTTTGCGGTGTTCATTTCATGGCCGAGACGGCAGATATTTTGACAACCGAAAACCAGAAGGTCTACCTGCCTGATATGAGAGCGGGCTGCTCGATGGCGGATATGGCGGATATACACCAGACAGAAAGAGCCTGGGAGTATTTGCAGGTTTTGTTCGGAGATACTATTTTGCCTTTGACATATGTAAATTCAACGGCGGCGATTAAATCCTTTGTCGGAGCGAATGGCGGGGCAACCGTGACGTCTTCCAATGCTGAGAAGATGGTGCGTTGGGCTTTTTCAAAAAAGGAACGCCTGCTTTTCCTTCCGGATCAGCATTTAGGAAGGAATACTGCTTTTAATATTGGCGTCAATCTTGACGAAATGGCCGTTTACAACCCGAATGAGAACATTCTTGAATATGATGGCCCGCTTGAAAAAGTAAAGGTTATCCTATGGAAGGGACATTGCTCTGTCCACGAGAATTTCACAGTGGGAAATATCGCCCAAGTCCGCGATGCATATCCGGACATGAAAATCATTGTCCATCCTGAATGCACACGTGAAGTTGTTGCTTTGTCAGATTTGGCAGGCTCTACAAATTATATTATTGAAGCGATCGAAGCTTCTCCTGCCGGCTCCTCTTGGGCGGTCGGGACAGAAATGAATCTGGTTAACCGCCTGATTTCACAACACCCGGATAAGCAGATCATTTCTTTGAACCCTCATATGTGTCCATGCCTGACAATGAACAGGATTGACCTGCAGCATCTTGCCTGGAGTCTCGATTCGGTTTTTCAGGATCAAGAAATTAATCTTATAAAAGTAGACGAAGAAACAGCATTAAACGCGAAGCTTGCCCTAAACCGCATGCTTGAGCAATCATAA
- the nadC gene encoding carboxylating nicotinate-nucleotide diphosphorylase, translating into MNTIKLRLLLEQFFIEDIGERDVTSELIFGNDSKGTMVLISKDEGIFCGEQIIQTGFRLLDESSQIILHVKDGQKVVKGQELALITGGVSALLKAERVVLNLVQRMSGIATKTNEAVSVLDSAKTRICDTRKTTPGLRMLEKYAVRCGGGFNHRYGLYDAVMIKDNHISFAGSISNAVEAVRSNLGHMVKVEVEIETKDQLLEAIESKVDCIMFDNRPPEQIKEWIGNVPPGILTEASGGITLDNLHSFRDCDVDYISLGFLTHSVKSLDISAKVMAETKGAVEYEYFGGARSEI; encoded by the coding sequence ATGAATACAATCAAACTGCGCTTGCTACTTGAACAATTTTTTATTGAAGATATCGGTGAACGTGATGTTACCAGTGAACTGATCTTCGGAAATGACAGCAAAGGAACCATGGTGTTGATCTCGAAGGACGAAGGGATTTTCTGCGGTGAGCAAATTATCCAAACAGGCTTCAGGCTGCTTGATGAGAGCAGTCAGATCATCTTGCATGTAAAAGATGGACAGAAAGTGGTAAAGGGCCAAGAATTAGCACTGATTACTGGCGGAGTTTCCGCTTTGCTTAAGGCAGAAAGAGTCGTCCTAAATCTTGTGCAGCGAATGAGCGGGATTGCCACGAAAACCAATGAGGCTGTTAGTGTTTTGGACAGCGCAAAAACGAGGATTTGTGATACGCGTAAAACCACCCCGGGTCTCAGGATGCTTGAGAAGTATGCTGTTCGCTGCGGCGGCGGCTTCAACCATCGTTATGGGTTGTATGACGCTGTGATGATCAAGGATAACCACATATCTTTCGCAGGCTCAATCAGCAATGCCGTTGAAGCAGTAAGGTCAAATCTCGGCCATATGGTGAAGGTTGAAGTGGAGATTGAAACAAAAGACCAGCTTCTTGAAGCGATTGAATCAAAAGTTGACTGCATCATGTTCGATAATAGACCGCCCGAACAAATCAAGGAATGGATTGGCAATGTCCCACCAGGAATTTTAACAGAGGCATCTGGAGGGATTACACTCGATAATCTCCATAGCTTTAGGGATTGTGATGTGGATTATATTTCTCTTGGATTCCTTACACATTCTGTAAAATCATTGGATATTAGCGCAAAAGTGATGGCTGAAACGAAAGGGGCTGTAGAATATGAATATTTTGGAGGCGCTCGAAGCGAAATCTAG
- the nadB gene encoding L-aspartate oxidase, with the protein MKQADVIIVGSGIAALQLANKLAKSLNVIILTKKELTAGNSYLAQGGVAAAIAPGDDPYLHYLDTLEAGAHHNKSEAVLEITKKAPELIKGLWESGCRFDEDGDGKLLLGMEGAHSEKRIVHSGGDATGKHMVDFLLSNLDANISIEQSTFVFELILDSEGTHCIGVKAKRMDGTNETYLATHVVLATGGCGQVFAFTSNAETATGDGMALAYRAGAELADMEFIQFHPTLLYVEGKTRGLISEAVRGEGAVLVTAEGKWIMDGIHPLKDLAPRHIVSQTIYDYSRRGIQIYLDITTIPDFCSRFPTISKLCSEHGIDIDKGLIPVVPGSHFIMGGIKTDLQGRTSIPGLYAIGEAACTGIHGANRLASNSLLEGMFVGGNLADWLNSHQDANRDDAIIRGFHNQTVKRADNIMEIQNQTVKRAGNKLENQTVSSSELPDIDSLKQTMMDRTGIVRTKELLTLQNEWLAQFSLDDWLEASLDHLQPSELNRLFMYITASLITKAALDRTESRGGHYRKDFPHEDNANWMKQQIIHQRKNVKDGKHEYNQTALAT; encoded by the coding sequence ATGAAACAAGCAGATGTAATCATTGTTGGCAGCGGGATTGCCGCACTTCAATTGGCCAATAAATTAGCAAAGAGCTTAAATGTGATTATTCTCACAAAGAAAGAGCTAACAGCAGGTAATTCTTACCTTGCACAAGGCGGGGTCGCAGCGGCGATTGCACCGGGCGACGACCCTTACCTGCATTATCTCGACACACTGGAAGCTGGAGCTCACCATAATAAGTCTGAAGCTGTACTTGAAATTACCAAAAAAGCACCGGAATTAATAAAAGGATTATGGGAATCAGGCTGCCGTTTTGATGAAGACGGAGATGGAAAATTGCTTCTGGGGATGGAAGGGGCTCATAGTGAAAAGAGGATTGTGCACAGCGGAGGCGATGCGACGGGTAAGCATATGGTCGACTTTTTGCTTTCGAATCTCGATGCCAATATTTCAATTGAACAATCCACATTCGTATTTGAGCTAATTTTAGATAGTGAAGGAACTCACTGTATAGGTGTTAAAGCTAAGCGCATGGACGGAACGAATGAAACTTATCTTGCTACCCACGTTGTCCTTGCTACGGGCGGCTGCGGGCAGGTCTTTGCCTTTACCTCTAACGCCGAAACTGCAACAGGGGATGGAATGGCGCTGGCATACAGGGCAGGTGCTGAGCTGGCCGATATGGAATTTATCCAGTTTCACCCTACACTCCTTTATGTAGAAGGAAAGACGAGAGGCCTCATATCTGAAGCGGTTAGGGGTGAAGGGGCCGTACTAGTAACCGCTGAGGGAAAGTGGATCATGGATGGTATTCATCCGTTGAAGGATCTGGCACCGCGGCATATTGTGTCGCAAACCATTTATGACTACTCGCGAAGAGGAATTCAAATCTATTTAGATATCACAACCATCCCTGATTTCTGCAGCCGTTTCCCAACGATCAGCAAGCTTTGTTCTGAGCATGGGATAGATATTGATAAAGGCTTAATTCCTGTTGTGCCTGGGAGCCATTTTATTATGGGCGGGATCAAGACCGATTTGCAGGGCCGAACAAGCATCCCGGGTCTATATGCGATTGGTGAAGCGGCATGCACAGGAATCCACGGAGCAAATAGACTCGCGAGCAATTCCTTATTAGAAGGCATGTTTGTTGGGGGAAATCTTGCTGATTGGCTCAATAGCCATCAAGATGCCAATAGAGATGATGCAATCATTAGAGGTTTTCATAATCAAACTGTCAAAAGAGCAGACAACATTATGGAAATCCAAAATCAAACTGTTAAAAGAGCAGGAAACAAGTTGGAAAATCAAACTGTTTCCAGTAGTGAGCTTCCTGACATCGACTCACTAAAACAAACAATGATGGATCGGACAGGGATTGTCCGTACAAAGGAATTGCTGACTTTACAAAATGAATGGCTCGCTCAGTTCAGCCTGGATGATTGGCTTGAGGCTAGTCTGGACCATTTGCAGCCATCTGAATTAAATAGGCTGTTCATGTATATCACCGCATCTTTAATAACAAAGGCGGCATTGGACAGGACAGAAAGCAGGGGCGGGCACTATCGAAAAGATTTTCCGCATGAGGATAATGCCAATTGGATGAAACAACAAATTATCCATCAACGAAAAAACGTAAAGGATGGTAAGCATGAATACAATCAAACTGCGCTTGCTACTTGA
- a CDS encoding IscS subfamily cysteine desulfurase, whose product MKYFDYAATCPLDQDAADIYIQASTKYFGNSQSLHEAGSASANLLESCRQEFSRLLGVDKAGIYFSSGGSEANFLGIMALLSAKRKHGNHIITGAAEHSSVYNLMKKLEGEGWEITFLPLNRNGKIELTSFIEAVRPETVLVSIQHGNPEVGTIQPIINLAEYCRSKDILIHTDCVQTFGKVPVVPLAGWVDALSISGHKFYGPKGTGVAYVNPKLAWKPYIDGTVHEKGFRPGTVNVPGIAAMTAAAQKANSLMDTETKRVTKLREALIESLSDARESIEIFGAEGDEQLTGIMGMAIKGLEGQYVLLECNRKGFAISTGTACHTGMLSPAKTMSAMGIDGKPAKEFFRISFGRETQQEDAVNLGKMLAAITAQVSTV is encoded by the coding sequence ATGAAATATTTTGATTACGCGGCAACTTGCCCGCTTGACCAGGACGCGGCAGATATTTATATCCAGGCTTCTACTAAGTATTTTGGGAATAGTCAAAGCCTCCATGAAGCTGGCAGTGCTTCTGCTAATCTATTGGAGAGCTGCAGACAGGAATTCTCGCGCTTGCTTGGTGTTGATAAGGCGGGGATTTATTTTTCAAGTGGAGGCTCTGAAGCAAATTTTCTTGGGATTATGGCGCTCCTCTCTGCTAAAAGAAAACACGGCAATCATATTATTACCGGGGCGGCTGAACATTCCTCCGTCTATAATTTGATGAAGAAGCTTGAAGGAGAAGGATGGGAGATCACATTCCTCCCATTGAACCGAAATGGCAAAATTGAGCTTACGAGTTTCATCGAAGCTGTCCGACCCGAAACTGTGCTCGTTTCGATTCAGCATGGCAACCCTGAAGTTGGAACGATCCAACCGATCATCAATTTGGCTGAATATTGCCGTTCTAAAGATATACTAATTCACACGGACTGTGTGCAAACCTTCGGAAAAGTTCCAGTTGTCCCACTGGCCGGCTGGGTGGATGCCCTTTCGATTTCAGGCCATAAGTTTTACGGACCTAAGGGAACTGGAGTGGCATATGTAAATCCTAAGCTTGCCTGGAAGCCCTATATTGATGGAACTGTACATGAAAAAGGGTTCAGGCCTGGCACGGTAAATGTCCCGGGAATCGCAGCGATGACCGCAGCAGCGCAAAAAGCAAATTCTCTCATGGATACAGAAACGAAAAGAGTTACTAAACTGAGAGAGGCTCTTATCGAATCCCTTTCAGATGCCAGGGAATCTATTGAGATTTTTGGTGCAGAGGGCGATGAACAGCTTACAGGTATTATGGGAATGGCGATCAAGGGATTGGAGGGGCAATATGTCCTGCTTGAATGCAACCGCAAGGGCTTTGCGATTTCCACTGGAACCGCTTGTCATACAGGTATGCTGTCACCGGCGAAGACCATGTCTGCAATGGGTATTGACGGCAAGCCGGCAAAGGAATTTTTCAGAATATCTTTCGGGAGGGAAACACAGCAGGAAGATGCAGTCAATCTTGGGAAAATGCTTGCTGCAATAACTGCACAAGTATCGACCGTTTAA
- a CDS encoding transcription repressor NadR, which produces MKEPTKILGDERRAYILKRLQESSEPITGGELSAITNVSRQVIVGDITLLKAKNEPIIATSQGYLYMHASRPSAAERTIAVSHGPERTEEELLLLVDHGVTVKDVKIEHPVYGDLTASIMVSNRNEVKQFMEKIRATKASYLSELTDGIHLHTISAPTEKALDEAEETLRKEKLLIDLE; this is translated from the coding sequence ATGAAGGAACCTACGAAAATTCTCGGAGATGAACGCCGTGCCTACATCCTGAAACGTCTGCAGGAAAGCAGTGAGCCCATCACCGGAGGCGAGCTTTCGGCGATAACGAATGTAAGCAGGCAGGTCATTGTTGGCGATATTACCTTGCTTAAAGCTAAAAACGAACCAATCATTGCTACCAGCCAGGGATATCTATATATGCATGCATCACGTCCTTCAGCAGCGGAAAGGACCATTGCCGTATCCCATGGCCCTGAAAGGACAGAAGAAGAACTCCTGCTTCTTGTCGATCACGGGGTAACCGTTAAGGACGTGAAAATTGAGCATCCCGTGTATGGGGATTTAACAGCTTCCATCATGGTTTCAAATCGAAACGAAGTAAAACAATTCATGGAAAAAATAAGAGCAACCAAAGCTTCCTATTTATCAGAGTTAACGGACGGAATCCACTTGCACACAATTTCTGCTCCGACGGAAAAAGCGCTGGATGAAGCAGAAGAAACGCTACGTAAAGAAAAATTACTTATTGATTTAGAATAG
- the pheA gene encoding prephenate dehydratase produces the protein MNIGYLGPEATFTDYAARQLFKEAKRIPFVSIPECMDAASAGEIDAAIVPLENSIEGSVNVTIDYLVHETDLQIVGEAVVPIRQHLLVHHDNLDRWRKAELICSHPHALAQCHKFLHKEFKGIPLEHMSSTAAAAKYVQSHPERNIAAIANSLAAEEYGLVVAEQNVHDYSYNHTVFAVLAKETQDIYMASTEEAKTSLMITLPSDRAGALHQVLSAFSWRKLNLSKIESRPMKTGLGKYFFIIDINLKMDEVLIPGAIAELEALGCTVKILGSYSSHKI, from the coding sequence TTGAATATTGGTTATCTTGGACCGGAAGCAACATTTACGGACTATGCTGCCCGGCAATTGTTTAAAGAGGCTAAGAGGATTCCATTTGTGAGTATACCAGAATGCATGGATGCTGCTTCAGCAGGAGAAATTGATGCAGCAATCGTTCCATTGGAAAATTCCATTGAGGGTTCAGTTAATGTCACGATTGATTATTTAGTCCATGAAACAGACCTTCAGATTGTTGGTGAAGCGGTGGTGCCCATCAGGCAGCATCTGCTAGTTCACCACGATAATCTCGACAGGTGGAGGAAAGCTGAATTGATTTGCAGCCACCCACACGCACTGGCACAGTGCCATAAATTTTTGCATAAAGAATTCAAAGGAATTCCTCTTGAACATATGTCATCTACAGCAGCAGCGGCTAAGTATGTACAGAGCCATCCTGAACGGAACATCGCGGCAATCGCTAATAGCCTTGCTGCTGAGGAGTATGGTTTAGTCGTGGCTGAGCAAAATGTCCATGATTACAGCTATAATCATACCGTGTTTGCTGTGTTGGCGAAGGAAACTCAAGACATTTACATGGCTTCAACTGAAGAGGCCAAGACAAGCTTGATGATTACACTGCCTTCGGATCGCGCAGGAGCACTGCACCAGGTCTTATCTGCTTTCTCATGGCGGAAGCTCAATCTATCCAAAATTGAATCACGCCCAATGAAAACGGGTTTGGGAAAATATTTTTTCATTATCGATATTAATCTGAAAATGGATGAAGTATTAATCCCAGGAGCCATTGCCGAACTAGAGGCATTAGGCTGCACAGTTAAAATACTTGGAAGTTATTCAAGCCATAAAATATAA
- a CDS encoding ACT domain-containing protein: protein MKQNQDRKFYLVREDVLPEAMKKTLEAKEMIERGKAESVWDAVQRVDLSRSAFYKYRDTVFPFHTVVKERIITLFFQLEDRSGTLSELLSTVAATGCNVLTIHQTIPLQSRANVTLSLNVTEMRVEMDEMLARLKRLEFVEKVEVLGSGA from the coding sequence ATGAAGCAAAATCAAGATAGGAAGTTTTATCTTGTTCGTGAAGATGTCCTGCCTGAGGCGATGAAGAAAACGCTTGAGGCAAAGGAAATGATCGAACGTGGCAAAGCAGAGTCGGTCTGGGATGCAGTTCAAAGGGTCGACTTAAGCCGGAGTGCATTTTACAAATACCGTGACACGGTCTTTCCGTTCCATACAGTTGTGAAGGAACGGATCATTACGCTGTTTTTCCAGCTTGAAGACCGGTCTGGGACACTTTCCGAACTGCTGAGTACGGTTGCTGCTACTGGCTGCAATGTTCTGACCATCCATCAGACGATCCCTCTGCAAAGCAGGGCGAATGTAACACTAAGCTTGAATGTCACCGAAATGAGAGTAGAAATGGATGAGATGCTCGCAAGGCTAAAAAGACTGGAATTTGTAGAAAAAGTTGAAGTACTGGGATCAGGTGCTTAA
- the obgE gene encoding GTPase ObgE, with protein MFVDQVKIYVKGGDGGDGMVAFRREKYVPKGGPAGGDGGNGANVVFQVEEGLRTLMDFRYQRHFKAPRGEHGMSKNQHGKNSKDMIVKVPPGTIVSDAETGAIIADLVEHGQKAVIAKGGRGGRGNSRFATPANPAPELSEKGEPGQEREIIMELKLLADVGLVGFPSVGKSTLLSVVSAARPKIAEYHFTTIAPNLGMVETEDGRSFVLADLPGLIEGAHSGVGLGHQFLRHIERTRVIIHVIDMAATEGRDPYEDYLTINNELKEYNLRLTERPQVIVANKMDMPDAEENLKVFKEKLGDEHPVFPISAVTREGLRELLFAVADLIEKTPEFPLIEEEELEKDENRVMYKHEKAEQEFQITRESDGTFVISGDSIERLFKMTDFSRDESVQRFARQMRGMGIDDALRERGAKDGDTVKLLEYEFEFVE; from the coding sequence ATGTTTGTCGATCAGGTTAAGATTTATGTAAAAGGCGGGGACGGCGGCGATGGAATGGTCGCGTTCCGACGTGAAAAATATGTTCCGAAGGGCGGCCCGGCTGGCGGGGACGGCGGTAACGGTGCAAATGTAGTCTTCCAGGTGGAAGAGGGACTGCGCACGCTGATGGATTTCAGATACCAGCGCCATTTCAAGGCACCGCGCGGCGAGCACGGAATGTCTAAAAACCAGCATGGTAAAAATTCTAAGGATATGATCGTAAAGGTTCCACCAGGGACAATCGTATCTGATGCCGAGACTGGCGCGATCATTGCTGACCTGGTAGAGCATGGCCAGAAGGCTGTCATCGCGAAGGGCGGACGCGGCGGACGTGGCAACTCACGTTTCGCTACACCGGCCAACCCGGCACCAGAACTCTCTGAAAAAGGTGAACCAGGACAAGAAAGAGAAATCATCATGGAGTTGAAACTCCTTGCGGATGTAGGGCTAGTAGGATTCCCAAGTGTTGGGAAATCGACGTTGTTGTCTGTTGTTTCAGCAGCTAGACCGAAGATTGCGGAATACCACTTCACAACCATTGCCCCGAATCTCGGTATGGTTGAAACGGAAGATGGCAGAAGTTTCGTGCTTGCGGACCTGCCAGGTCTTATTGAAGGTGCACATTCAGGAGTGGGCCTTGGGCATCAGTTCCTGCGCCATATCGAACGTACACGAGTCATCATCCATGTAATTGACATGGCGGCAACTGAAGGCCGTGATCCTTATGAGGATTATTTAACGATCAACAATGAATTGAAAGAATATAACTTGAGGCTGACGGAGCGACCACAAGTAATTGTAGCCAATAAAATGGACATGCCAGATGCGGAAGAGAATCTGAAAGTGTTCAAGGAAAAGCTGGGGGACGAACACCCTGTTTTCCCTATCTCAGCTGTTACTAGAGAAGGTCTGCGTGAATTATTGTTCGCAGTAGCTGACCTGATTGAAAAGACTCCGGAATTCCCTCTCATTGAAGAAGAGGAATTAGAAAAAGATGAAAACCGCGTGATGTACAAGCATGAAAAAGCAGAACAGGAATTCCAAATTACCCGTGAATCAGATGGAACATTTGTCATTTCGGGTGACAGTATTGAAAGGCTGTTCAAGATGACTGATTTCTCAAGGGATGAATCTGTCCAAAGGTTCGCTCGCCAGATGCGCGGCATGGGTATTGATGATGCTCTTCGTGAAAGAGGCGCGAAAGATGGAGATACAGTTAAGCTGCTTGAATATGAATTTGAATTCGTGGAATAG
- a CDS encoding sporulation initiation phosphotransferase B — protein MKKEWDTIEVLRHARHDWMNQLQLIKGNLSLNKVDRAKEIIEEIIMEARQDAKLSNLHLPQFASTLLTCNWENHHFQLEYEVMDSQNFHRLDDQLLTGWTEQLFDTLNSSIEPYQENHLSVTIEPQEKGIGFFFDFSGIINDKNRLKSFLGQQPNENLKVISDGVVDGELTIEVFMKSL, from the coding sequence ATGAAAAAAGAGTGGGATACAATCGAGGTTTTGCGCCATGCACGCCATGATTGGATGAATCAGCTTCAACTAATTAAAGGGAATTTATCGTTGAATAAAGTGGACCGGGCTAAAGAGATCATTGAAGAAATTATCATGGAAGCCAGGCAGGATGCAAAGCTATCTAATTTACATCTTCCTCAGTTTGCCTCTACATTGTTAACCTGCAATTGGGAGAATCATCATTTCCAATTGGAATATGAAGTAATGGACTCCCAGAACTTCCACAGATTAGATGACCAGCTGCTGACTGGCTGGACAGAGCAGCTTTTTGATACATTGAATTCTTCGATTGAACCATATCAAGAAAATCATCTCTCCGTCACAATTGAACCACAGGAGAAAGGAATTGGGTTCTTTTTTGATTTTAGCGGAATAATAAATGATAAAAATCGCTTGAAAAGCTTTCTCGGCCAGCAACCGAATGAAAATCTGAAAGTTATCTCGGATGGCGTGGTCGATGGGGAATTGACGATAGAAGTTTTTATGAAATCACTATAG
- the rpmA gene encoding 50S ribosomal protein L27 — MLRLDLQFFASKKGVGSTKNGRDSISKRLGAKRADGQFVTGGSILYRQRGTKIYPGVNVGKGGDDTLFAKVDGVVKFERLGRDRKQVSVYPAAQEA; from the coding sequence ATGTTAAGATTAGATCTTCAATTCTTCGCTTCTAAGAAGGGTGTAGGTTCAACTAAGAACGGACGTGACTCAATCTCTAAGCGCCTTGGCGCTAAGCGTGCAGACGGTCAATTCGTAACTGGTGGTTCTATCCTTTACCGTCAGCGCGGAACTAAAATCTACCCAGGTGTAAACGTGGGTAAAGGTGGAGATGACACTCTATTCGCTAAGGTTGACGGCGTCGTTAAATTCGAACGTCTTGGCCGTGACCGCAAGCAAGTAAGTGTTTATCCTGCAGCTCAAGAAGCGTAA
- a CDS encoding ribosomal-processing cysteine protease Prp, protein MIRATINRTKSGSIQSFTISGHAGFAAHGSDIVCAGVSTISIGTVNSIIGLTGITPDIEQGADGFLRCEIPDNLPEETQEKIQLLLESMVITLQSMEKEYGKHIKLTFKK, encoded by the coding sequence ATGATTCGTGCAACGATTAATCGTACAAAATCCGGAAGCATCCAATCGTTTACGATTAGCGGCCACGCTGGATTCGCTGCCCATGGCAGTGACATTGTCTGTGCAGGTGTTTCTACCATCTCAATTGGGACAGTCAATTCCATCATTGGATTGACAGGTATCACCCCGGACATTGAACAAGGTGCCGATGGTTTTCTCCGCTGTGAAATCCCCGACAATTTGCCGGAGGAAACGCAGGAGAAAATCCAATTACTCCTTGAAAGCATGGTCATTACATTGCAATCGATGGAAAAAGAGTACGGAAAGCACATAAAATTAACCTTCAAAAAGTAG
- the rplU gene encoding 50S ribosomal protein L21, whose protein sequence is MYAIIETGGKQVKVEEGQAIYIEKLNAAEGETVTFDKVLFVGGDNVKVGSPVVEGATVTAKVEKNGRQKKIIVFKYKAKKNNRKKQGHRQPYTKVVIEKINA, encoded by the coding sequence ATGTACGCAATTATCGAAACTGGCGGCAAGCAAGTAAAGGTAGAAGAAGGACAAGCAATCTACATTGAAAAGCTAAACGCTGCTGAAGGCGAAACTGTAACTTTTGACAAGGTTCTTTTTGTAGGTGGCGATAACGTTAAAGTTGGTAGCCCAGTAGTTGAAGGCGCAACTGTAACTGCTAAAGTTGAAAAGAATGGCCGTCAAAAAAAAATCATCGTTTTCAAGTACAAAGCGAAAAAGAACAATCGTAAGAAGCAAGGTCATCGTCAGCCTTACACTAAAGTTGTTATCGAAAAGATCAACGCTTAA